ACCCTTGCTCGCGCCGCTGCGCGGCTCGTGTGTGCCGCGGGTCTTCATGGCCACACCAAACGAATAGGCAACGGGAAGGTCAACGGGGCGACTCGCCTGGACCATGTCGTTATAGAAACCCGCCTCCCCAGCCTCCAGCCTCTTCAAATGCAGCAAAGTTCCGATTTCGGTGATCTACGGCAGTAGAGGGATGAGATGAGACGAAACGGAGCGATGAGGGATGGGCGGACTCATGCGCGAAACCGTTTGTGGAATCCTGCCCGTAGCGCTATGCGTCACGCGGCCTGCGGGGGCATCGGGCGACACGGTCACTGGCGGCGGTCTCACACCGCGGGCGTCATTCAGTCGGCTCGGGAATCTGATGCTACAGCTCGAAGACGTCGTCGACTGTGAACGCCAAGGCGGGCAGTACCTGGGAGCTGATCAGGCCGCGCCGGAAGATCTCCCCGGGGCCATAGTGTTCGCCAACGAGATGAAAAACGGTCACCTCCCGCCGATCGGGATCGACGAGCCAGTATTCATCGACGCCGTTCGTCTCGTAGATCTGCTTCTTCTCCGTGCGGTCTCGCCGCGCCGTGGGGTCGGACAAAATCTCCACGACCAAGTTGGGAACCATGCGCAAGAACTTCCGTCGTTCAGGTGCGGGACCGACAGCTATGCGCTCGCCGGAGATGAACGACACGTCCGGCTCGACCGTGTCGCCGGAGGGCAATTCGAATCCGGTGCTGGCGTCGAAGACCCGCCCCAGCTTACCACCGCGAACGTGCGTGCCGAGCAGAACGTTGAGATTGGAACCAATGCCGCCATGTGGCCAGCCAGCCGGTGGAGTCATCACGATCCTTCCGTTGATCAGCTCGTAGTGGTTGAGGTCCGAACGCGGACGTTCGTTCACCCATTCCCAGAACTCCCGCTGGGCGAAGGATTCGTCGGACTGGAAGGCGGTCTCGGCCATGACGGCTGCTACTATAGCGCGCGGCGCATGGGTTTGGAAACTCTGCCCCTGCAAGCCTCCAGCCCTCAGTCCCCGCCGTCAGTGCAGCAAAGTTTCGATTTCGGTGCTCTACGGCAGTGGAGGGTCGGGGCGAATGCGGCGGTGCTTTGTGGGGCTGAAACCGAGTGACCACCACGAAGAACACGAAGGCCACGAAGTTGGAGGAGGGCCGCGGGGCACCCCAGTCCCCAGCCTCCAGCCTCTGCTTTCAATGCCGCAAAGCGGCGATTTCGGTGATCTGCGTAGGATGTCGGGGCGAATGGAGCGGTGCTTTGTGAACCGGAAACCGAGTGACCACCACGAAGAACACGAAGGCCACGAAGTGCGGCTACAGAACAAAGCGCTGAAGCCCGTCCTTCAACACCGGGACATTGAAGTTGATCAACAGCCCGGTCCGGATGCCCGCCAACTTCATATAGGTAAGGAGCTGCGCGTGATGGATGCCGAGCACTTGTTCCACCGCCTTCAGCTCCACAATCAGGCGGTCCTCCACCAAGACATCAACCCGGTATCCACAATCCAGACGAGTTCCCT
The Deltaproteobacteria bacterium genome window above contains:
- a CDS encoding Uma2 family endonuclease, with the protein product MAETAFQSDESFAQREFWEWVNERPRSDLNHYELINGRIVMTPPAGWPHGGIGSNLNVLLGTHVRGGKLGRVFDASTGFELPSGDTVEPDVSFISGERIAVGPAPERRKFLRMVPNLVVEILSDPTARRDRTEKKQIYETNGVDEYWLVDPDRREVTVFHLVGEHYGPGEIFRRGLISSQVLPALAFTVDDVFEL
- a CDS encoding GxxExxY protein, producing MQFDEVSNRVIGCAIEVHRVLGPGLLESTYEQCLARELTLAGLGFKLQWPLPVEYKGTRLDCGYRVDVLVEDRLIVELKAVEQVLGIHHAQLLTYMKLAGIRTGLLINFNVPVLKDGLQRFVL